The Corynebacterium atypicum genome contains the following window.
CTCGCCGCCGTGCTCATCGGATTTAATTCCTGGCTGCACCCCCAGGACGTCGGCCCGGACATGGAAGCCTTCCATCTGGGAGAGGTCTACCTCGGCATCTTCATCGGCGCGGTGACCTTCACCGGGTCTATCGTGGTCTACCTCAAGCTGGCCGCCAAGATGAAGGGCGCGCCGTTGATGCTGCCCGGGCGCAACCTCATCAACCTGGCGATCATCGTGGCCTCGGCCGCGGGCATGGTGCTATTCATCGCGGGCGACGGCGAGAGCAGCGCCGCGGTGATCGCGCTGGCGGTAATGACCGCGCTCGCGCTTTTCTTGGGCTTCCACCTGGTGGCCGCCATCGGCGGCGGAGACATGCCCGTCGTGGTCTCTATGCTCAACTCGTACTCGGGCTGGGCCGCCGCCGCTGCCGGGTTCATGTTGTCGAATCCGCTGCTGATTATCACCGGCGCGCTGGTGGGCTCCTCCGGCGCCTACCTGTCCTTCATCATGTGTCAGGCGATGAACCGCAGCTTCGTCTCCGTGATTCTGGGTGGGTTCGGCTCCGACGGCGGACAATCCGCCGGCGACCACGATTATGGGGCGCACACGGAGACCACCGCCGCCGAGACCGCGCAGGCGCTCGCCCACGCGAAGAAGGTCGTCATCACCCCCGGCTACGGAATGGCCGTCGCCCAAGCGCAATACCCGGTCGCCGCGCTGACCTCCACGCTGCGCGACGCCGGCGTCGATGTCACCTTCGCCGTGCACCCGGTCGCCGGTCGCCTTCCCGGCCACATGAACGTGCTGCTCGCCGAGGCCAAGGTGCCTTACCCCATCGTCCACGAGATGGACGAAGTCAACGACGACTTCGGCGAGGTGGACCTGGTGCTGGTGATCGGCGCGAACGACACGGTCAACCCGGTCGCCTACGAAAAAGGCTCGCCGATCGAGGGCATGCCGGTGCTGAAGGTCTGGGAGGCCGGCAAGGTAGTCGTGTTTAAACGTTCGATGGGCTCCGGCTATGCAGGCGTGCAGAATCCCTTGTTCTTCAACGAGAACACCGACATGCTCCTCGGTGACGCGAAGGCCTCGGTAGAGGCGATCAATACGGAGCTAGCCGCGTTGTTGCCGGCGCGCTAAACCGCACGCGCGAGCGCTCGAACGGCTCCTCGACGCTACGGTGCTCGCTGCCTTATTCGTGCCGCACGCGCGCCCGCTGAAGACTGCGTGCGCAGCGACGTCCCGCCCGCCCCGCTCGGCAGGCGGGACCTTTGTAGTTAGGGCACAATAGGGCCATGACGACTTCGCAGATTTCTTATCTCAGCGACATGGACGGCGTGCTCATCAAAGAAGGTGAGATGATCCCCGGCGCCGACCGCTTCCTGGCCGCGCTGGAAGAAAACGGGGTCGAGTTCATGGTGCTGACCAACAACTCGATCCAGACGCCGCGGGACCTATCCGCCAGGCTGCGTTCGCAGGGGTTAGACATTCCCCCGGAGCGCATCTGGACGTCTGCCACCGCAACGTCGGATTTTCTGCGGCGGCAGTCCGATCACGGTACCGCCTACGTCGTCGGCGAAGCGGGCCTGACCACAGGCATTCACGAGGCGGGGTGGATCCTCACCGACACGGACCCCGAGTTTGTGGTCTTAGAGGAAACCCGCACATATTCCTTCGAGGCGATCACCACCGCCATCAACCTCATCACCGCCGGGGCTCGGTTCATCTGCACCAACCCCGACGTCACCGGCCCGGCTCCCCAGGGAATCCTTCCCGCCACGGGCTCGGTGGCCGCGCTCATCACCGCGGCCACCGGACGCGAGCCCTACTACATCGGCAAGCCGAATCCGATCATGATGCGTTCGGCGCTGAACACGATCGGCGCGCACTCGGAGCGCACAGTGATGATCAGCGATCGCATGGACACCGACGTGAAAAGCGGGCTGGAGGCCGGCATGCGCACGGTGCTCGTCCGCTCGGGCATTTCTGACGACGCCGAAATCAACCGCTACCCCTACCGGCCCACCGTGGTCATCGACTCGGTGGCCGAGCTCGCCGAGCGCTGGGACGATCCGTTCGGCGACGGGGCATTCTTCAACGATTTCCCGCAAGGCTAGCCGGCACCGCGGCTACCGCCAGGTAAGTTCCGCCCTAAATCGGTGAGCCGCCGCTAGTTCTTCGAGCTGAACGGCGAGGTCTTCGAGCTCCCGGCGCGGAGCTTTCAGCTCCTGGGCGCAGCGGACTGCGCCGCGGTGCCCGGGGTCCGGGTTCCAGTGCGTGCAGTCTGCGGCCGCCAGCAGATCGTCCAGTGTTCCGCTTGGTTGCGCGGGGGGCTGGGTAGGCAGGCAGCGCTGCATGAGGTCCTCGACGACGGGGCGCAGCTTTCTCGGCAGGCCCTCGACGCGCAGCACGGCACGGCGAAACGACGCGCGGGCGGGTGCCGCAAAACTCCGGCACGCCAGCGGCGTGGTCATCAACATGGTCACGGGAGAGGGTCCTTCGTGGTCGAACAACCGCCGCCGCAATTTCCACGGCGACGCAAGACGAGTGTCGTCTTCCCCAACGATCTCGGCTACGGTGTCTCGACCCGGCAGTTCTCGCCTACGGGCGCGTAGTTGATACGCCCAATTGTGCGGCTGAGCCACGGACGTCGCCAGCGCGGGGGAAGTCGGAGTCCCCCGTTTGCTTAAGTCTCACGTGAGACTTCAGCTCGTTCGAGCTCCTCCCAGACGTATTCGTTCGTGCGCTCCCACAGCGGCTTGACCCAGTCCTGGAAGCGCCGATCGGTCAACGCCACCATCGCCCGGCCCGCTCCCGTGATACCGGCAAAGCGGCCGACCGCGGGCACTGCCCACAAGTAGGTCCCAGACATGCCAAAGTGCCCGACGGTTTCTTCCGGCATGCCAGGGCCCAACCAGTGGGGGCTTTTGCCGCCAAAGATCTCGAAACCCAGCCCCCAGAAGCACGGCCGATGAAAGCCATAGCCGGGTACTACTCCGACGAGGTCGGGAAACTGCGGGCTCATCGCCTCCTCGAGTGTCTGCGGCGCCAGAAGCTGCGGTTCAGCAAGCTCCTGGGCGAACGCGCACAAGTCTTGAATGGTGGAGCTGGCCCCGTGCCCGGCCGATCCGTGCAGCACCGTATCCGCCATGCCCAGCGGGGCGAACACTCCCTCTTCGAGGTAATCGGCGAACTCGATCCCGGAACGGCGATAAACCTCATCGGCCAAGATCTCGAACCCGGCCGAGGAATAGAGCCGGCGCTGCTCCACTGCCCTTTCCGGCTTTCTCGATGCAAAACCCACGCCCGAGGCATGTGCCAGCAGGTGTCGCACCGTCGAGCCCTCGGGCCCGCAGGCGTCGTCAAGCTCAAAAACTCCTTCTTCGACGGCCATGAGGAACCCGTAAGCGGACAGTAACTTGGTCACGCTAGCCAACTCAAAACTGCGCTGGGTCTCGCCCAGGGTGGCTACCACCTCACCGGCGGCGATAACCGCCGCCGCGGCGTTGTCTACCGGCCAGTTTTCCACGGGATCGAGCACGCTCATACCTCGCAAGTCTAGCCAGCTCGCCAAGGCAGAAGGGGCTTTCGACAACTATACCGAACGTTTGTTACAGTTACCGCCGCGCTGTAGGGCCTCAGTGCCCAGCCGACAGCCGTCATGTCCAGCCAACACTAGAAGGTGAGTCACAAGGAGCAACCATGAGGGAATCCACGCAAACCACGGTCCCGGCCACCACCACCCCGGCACAACGCTGGGGGTTCCTCGCAATCATCAGCTTTGGTCTCTTCTTGGTCGGAGCGGATAACTCGATTCTTTACACCGCGCTACCGGTGCTTCGAGACGAGTTGCATACGACGGAGCTGCAGGGACTGTGGATCATCAACGCCTACCCCCTCGTGCTATCCGGGCTGCTCTTAGGCTCCGGGACCCTTGGCGATAAGGTCGGCCACCGGCTGATCTTCATCTGCGGCGTTAGCACCTTCGCCGTAGGCTCACTCGCCGCTGCGTTCTCCCCCACCGCATGGTTCTTGGTTGGCGCCCGCGCCCTACTCGGCGTCGGCGCTGCGGCAATGCTGCCGGCCACCCTGGCCCTGGTGCGGATCACCTTCACCATCCCTCAGGAACGCAACATTGCCATCGGCATCTGGGGTTCCGTGGCCACGGTCGGTGCCGCCACCGGCCCTGTCCTCGGCGGACTGCTCCTCGAGATGTTCTGGTGGGGCTCGGTCTTTTTGATCAACGTACCCGTGGCCATCGCCATCGTCTTGGCCACCTTCGCCTTCGGCCCACCGAACATCGCCCGCCCAGACAAGCACTGGGACGTGGCCTCCTCGGCGCTCGCGCTCGTCGCAATGGTCGGGCTCGTCATGACGATCAAGGAGCTGGCCAACCCCAACTCCAACGGGTGGCTCATCGGCATCGCTGCCGCCCTCGGGGCCCTCGGTGCGGCAGCCTTCACCTGGCGCCAGCGGGTGCTGCGCCGCCAGCAACGTGAGCCGCTGCTAGAGGCCGCCATCTTTAAAAACCGGATGTTCACCGGCGGCGCGCTCGCAGCAGTCTTTGGCATGTTCGTGCTCACCGGCACGGAGCTTCTGACCACCCAGCGCTTCCAAATCTCGGCAGACTTCAGCCCGCTGGCGGCAGGGCTGCTCGTCGCCGTTGCAGCCGTCTCAGCCATTCCCGCCTCGGTCTTGGGCGGCATGAGCTTGAGCCGCGTTGGTTTTCGCACGCTGATCTCCGGGGGCTTCCTGCTCCTTGCCGCTGGGGTTTTCGTTGCAATCTGGGCCCTCGGGCACGCCCCACTCAGCATCTTCGCGCTGAGCATGGTGCTCATCGGCTTGGGTGCGGGCTCCGTGATGAGCGTCTCGTCGACCGCCATCGTCGGCTCGGCCCCCTTCAGCCGCGCGGGCATGGCCAGCTCCGTGGAAGCGGTCTCCTACGAGTTCGGCACCCTGCTCTCGGTGGCGATCCTCGGTTCCCTCATGCCCGCGCTCTACGGGATGCACGCCCCGGCCGCGGTCGCTCACGACGTCAACCACGGCGTCGACCATCCAGAACTCGGCGAGCTGGCCCGTCAGGCATACGACTCCGCATACCTGGGCACCATCGGCGTCGCCGGTGCGGTGGCCTTGCTGGCCGCGGTCGTGACGGCCTGGTGCTTCGCCGGGAACCCGAAGGAGGTCGAGCCCGATGCGGCCGAGTAAACGAGAGCATATCCTCAACACGGCGATTGGCATCGTCGACGCCAAAGGGCTCGAGGCTCTGACCTACGACTCGCTCGCCGAGGCGACGGGCGTAAGCAAGTCAGGGCTGGTCTACCACTTCCCCTCGCGCCACGGACTGATGCTAGCCATCCACGAGCACCTGGCGCAGCTATGGGAAGAAGAGCTGCAGTCGCACGCAGGGGGCCCGGCCGAGAAGGTCAGCGCCTCGACGCGGCTGCGCGCGCTCGTGGCGTCGCTTTCTCATCAGGCCAGCCGGGCGGACTTGCTGGTCCAGCTCGACGCGATCAGCCACGAGGACTACCAGCGGGTGTGGCTATCAGTCGACCGCCGCTGGCTGCCGGACCCGGCAGAGATCGGGCGAAGCGCAGACGCAACCTCAGCCTACCTGGTTGTTGTCGCCGCAGAGGGGCTTTGGCTGCACGACTTCGTCCATTTTTATAGCTTAAGTTCCGCGCAACGCGCGGCCTTGACCACCGCGATCTTGGATCGGATCCCCACCAGCTACGCCTGACCGCCGGCACGGGTAGGGCCGGCGGTCAGAGAGGTAAGCGGCGCCCCTGCGGGGTCGTCCTTTTCAGCTTTAGTTCTGCACGAGTGCGGAGGCTAGCGCACGTAGTCAGCGACCCGCTGCGCGAGCATTTCATTACCCAAAGCCGAAGGGTGGAAGAGCATCTGGTGCATCTGGATATCAAAAAGCCCGTGCACCCAGCGCTGCGACGTCGGTGCGCAGGTCCCGGTACCGGCCTGACGGGTCTCCACGTACTCGTAGCCGAGTTCCCCGGCGGCGTCCCTGGCGATGTTGTTGAGCTTGTTAAGGAATCCCGTCGCCGCGGTGGGCACCGGAAGCGCCACGTTCGGAGCGCCTAACTCTGCGGGGATATCGGCGTTAGCCAGGCAGACTTCGCCTTGGTCGTTGCCCACCGCGGGGTAGCCGACGAAGAGGATCCGGGCGTTTGGCGCATGGTGGCGAATCGTGTTGAGCGGGCCGCGCATCCGCCCCACAAACTCGCCGTAGTTGAGAAAATCGCCACCGTTGGTCACGCCGAAGTCCCGGCGCGTGAGCATGTCCAGGTTCCAGCCTTCGGCCCCGCCAACGGTGATGGTGACCAGCCGCGTGTTCTCTCCCAGCTGGCCTCGGGCCGCGGCCCGGTCAGCGGTAAAACCCAGGCCCGGGCCGGCCATACCGGTGATGGACACGCCATTGCAGGAGGCGTTCGCCACCGACATACCCAGCTTCTTGCCGAGCCGGATCGGGTAAGCGTCAGCGCCCTGACCGCAGCGATCCGGCGTGGCAAACCCGGCTAGCTGCTCCCCCACGGTGGGATTGGCTGCATAGGAATCGCCCAACCCGACGTAGGCTGCCCCTCCCGGGGCAGCCTGGGCAGCAGGAGTAGCCAAAGCGCTAAGACTCATCAGCGCCGCAGCGCCTACTGCTAGGGCCCCTCGAAAGCTCTTCTTCATCCTTGTCTGCTCCTTACTCGCCACAGCGTTATCCGCTCCGCAGGCTACCGGCTGACCCTAGGTCGCCTGCCCATGAAAATATTCTGCAAACATATTAGCACCACGCTGTGAGCTTTCCCGCCGGGGAAAGCCCCGCCTCCACGCCACGAACCTCGAGACCAAGACACAGATAGGGCTCGACCAAGGTCGAGAGGAAACCCTCTTCCGACCATCTCCCCTCGACGTTCGCAGGAATAGGGGCGGGCAGCGCCCACGCAGCACAAAACCCACCAGACCGCCCCCAACAGCACAAGCCCCGGCAGCACAAAACCCCGCGAAGCCCTTGGCCTCGCGGGGTTTATCTTGCTCCCCCAACTGGGATCGAACCAGTGACCTTTCGATTAACAGTCGAACGCTCTGCCAGCTGAGCTATAGGGGATCAATCGCACCGGCGGTTAACCGGCAACGGAGAGTCACTATATACAAGCTCCGGGAAAGCGGGCAAATCACCAGGTAAAAGCGCACTTTGACGGCTCGTCGCCGGCCCCGGCCTCCCGCCCTCCACGGGCCGCTTCCGGGATTTAACTCCACCCAACGCCGGGGGTGTACCTCATCCGGAGCGCCTCCGTGACCGGGGAGTCGGCGGCTTTAGGTCGGCCACCCGCAACCAGGACACCTCTACGTAATCCGGCGTGATCTGCGCTAGCGCATAACCGTGCACATCCAGATCCACGTGCCGGATGTGTGGGTTCTCCTGCCGCAGTACGTGCTCTGCCAGGTGCGAAAGCGCATTGTCTGCCGGCAGCAGGAGCTGCTCATCCACGTTGGGAGCAGTGATCGAAGAGCAGACAAGCTCCGCGCCGACCTCTTCTCCGCGGTAGTTCACCGCGTGCGCCCATTCCGAGTGGATATCCCCGGTAACGAAAAGGACGTGCGGGGCGACCTGCGACAACACGCTAAGTAGCCGGTCCCGCTCGGTTGCGTAGCCGTCCCACTGATCGCCGTTGAGCGGCATCCCCTCGCTGGTACGCCCCGCGAGGAAATCGGCAATGGAACTGGTGTCCGGATTTTTCTTGAGCCCCAAGAGTGTCATTGGGCTAAACATGACCGAGTTGCCCAGTACCAGCCACCGAGCCGCGGAGTCCCGCACGGCGGCCGAGAGCCACTCGAACTGTTCTGACCCCATCATCGTCTCGTTGAGGTCACCGGCCCACCATTCGGCAAAGCTCTGTTCTTCGTCCCGGTAGGTGCGCAGGTCCATCATCGTCAGGTCGACCAGATCGCCAAACTTCAACCTCCGGTAGATGTGCCCGCCAGCGGACGGGCTTTCCGCGCGGACGGGAAGCCACTCAAAATAGGCTTGCAGCGCGGCATCGCGGCGGTCTACCCACCGGCCTTCCGCGCCTTCGGTATGGTTTTCGGCCCCCTCGCGCCAGGCGTTATTCGCAATCTCGTGGTCATCCCACGTCACCACCCAGGGACATGCTGCGTGGGCGGCCTTCAGATCCGGATCGGTGCGATAAGTGCCGTAGCGAGTGCGGTAATCGCTAAGCGAAATGAGTTCTCCGGCGGGCTCGTGGTTGCGTACGGCTCCTCGTTTGCCTACGTACTCGCCGCGGCCGTACTCGTAGATGTAGTCGCCGAGAAAGACGACGATGTCCACCTCGCCTGCTTGCGCGCGAGCGGCAATATCGCGGTACGCGCTGAAATAGCCCGACTCCCAGTTTGCACACGAGGCGACCACCATATTGAGCGCTGTGCTGCTCGTGTCGGGTGCCGGCGCTGTCCACGTTCTGCCGGTGGGACTTACCGCCCCAGCTAGTTCCCCGGACAGCAAACGGAAACGATAGAAGTACACCGTTTCCGCAGCAAGCCCCGTCACGTCCACATGGACTGTGTGGTCCACCCAGGCGCCGGTTGTTATCTCCCCCGAAGCGATCAGCTGGGCGCATTCGGGGTCGGTAGCCACCTCCTAGCGCACCCGACATTCCGGGCCCGCTCCGGACCCAGGTAGCGCCTCGGGCGCCGGGGTCACGCGCGTCCAGATCACCACTGCGCCGTCGGTGGGATCTCCGGAGGCGACCCCGTGCCCGAAGGGCAATTCCAGGCTGGGATTTGCCGCCGGGGCCACAGGTTGGGAGGAACCCGGAAACTCGTTGACTGAGCTTAGGGCCCTCACACGTACTGCGGTCAGCGCGGGGACCAGGCCGGCGCTTGCCACCGCAGAGGCACCGAGAAAGTGGCGTCGGTTGACTCCGGAACCGAAGCACTGGTGGACAGAAGAGTCGCTACCGTTCATGGGCTCATGGTCAGCCCGGCTAGCAGGCGCTTCAACTCGAGGAGGCGGCAAATACCAAGGTTTTACCGAGAGTTATCCCCGCCGCTACCGAATCGCCGCACAGGTTTACCTCTGCGCCGGCACACTGTGCAGACGAAAGGCTGACAGGCCTTGGTGCACGATTTATCTTCCAACAGAAAGGTCGAGGCCAACTCGTGGTCCTTCGCAAACTTCAGCCCCTAGCTTTGCGCTGCGCTCTCGCCGCCGCGGTGGTGGCACCGATGGTCACCGCCTCGCCGGCGCAGGCCGACAGCGCGGCAAGCAGTTCTGCGGTGGGTAGCGCAGCGCCACACAGCTGGGCGGCAAGCAGTTCTGCGGCGGGTAGCTCGGCGGCGTATCAAGAGGCCGTGGCGCAGCTTCCCACTAATCCGCTGCTGCCCATCCCCGTGGCACACCCCGGCGCGCCCGATCCGGTCCCGTTCGGCGCGGAGCGCATCGCGCGCTGGTATGACTCGGACATCTCTCCCTACGGCCCCTTTTACTTTCACGCGGTCGAGCCCTTTGGCCCGTTACGCGAGCACCACCCAGAGGTGATGGAGGCGAATCTCGAGCGCGTTGTGGAGATAAACAATACGGCGTCTGGCAACGCCGCGCTCATCGAGCGCACGCTTGCCGACGACCACGACGACCTGCTGGTGACCATGGCCGACGCATGGGGTGCGGAGCTTTCCGGGCACTTCCGCACCGCGCTGGCGGAGGGGCGTCTGCCTAAGACCACCCAGCTGTTGGGCGGAGATTTGGGCCGCGGCGGAGGGCTTAGCTCGACCACGGGGCCGGAAAAGGCGTTTTTTAATTTCCCACGCCCGTTCGTGGTAGCCCCCGAGCGCATC
Protein-coding sequences here:
- a CDS encoding NAD(P)(+) transhydrogenase (Re/Si-specific) subunit beta; protein product: MNFSQDNLLVLGATATSELSPLSDWTGRATTLAYLVAAVLFILALAGLSRNESAQRGNTLGALGMTLAVLATVARALVQSHENPGEYRSAISTLVLIVIAMLLGAAIGVPMAKKVEMTGMPQLIALLHSFVGLAAVLIGFNSWLHPQDVGPDMEAFHLGEVYLGIFIGAVTFTGSIVVYLKLAAKMKGAPLMLPGRNLINLAIIVASAAGMVLFIAGDGESSAAVIALAVMTALALFLGFHLVAAIGGGDMPVVVSMLNSYSGWAAAAAGFMLSNPLLIITGALVGSSGAYLSFIMCQAMNRSFVSVILGGFGSDGGQSAGDHDYGAHTETTAAETAQALAHAKKVVITPGYGMAVAQAQYPVAALTSTLRDAGVDVTFAVHPVAGRLPGHMNVLLAEAKVPYPIVHEMDEVNDDFGEVDLVLVIGANDTVNPVAYEKGSPIEGMPVLKVWEAGKVVVFKRSMGSGYAGVQNPLFFNENTDMLLGDAKASVEAINTELAALLPAR
- a CDS encoding HAD-IIA family hydrolase; this encodes MTTSQISYLSDMDGVLIKEGEMIPGADRFLAALEENGVEFMVLTNNSIQTPRDLSARLRSQGLDIPPERIWTSATATSDFLRRQSDHGTAYVVGEAGLTTGIHEAGWILTDTDPEFVVLEETRTYSFEAITTAINLITAGARFICTNPDVTGPAPQGILPATGSVAALITAATGREPYYIGKPNPIMMRSALNTIGAHSERTVMISDRMDTDVKSGLEAGMRTVLVRSGISDDAEINRYPYRPTVVIDSVAELAERWDDPFGDGAFFNDFPQG
- a CDS encoding serine hydrolase domain-containing protein: MSVLDPVENWPVDNAAAAVIAAGEVVATLGETQRSFELASVTKLLSAYGFLMAVEEGVFELDDACGPEGSTVRHLLAHASGVGFASRKPERAVEQRRLYSSAGFEILADEVYRRSGIEFADYLEEGVFAPLGMADTVLHGSAGHGASSTIQDLCAFAQELAEPQLLAPQTLEEAMSPQFPDLVGVVPGYGFHRPCFWGLGFEIFGGKSPHWLGPGMPEETVGHFGMSGTYLWAVPAVGRFAGITGAGRAMVALTDRRFQDWVKPLWERTNEYVWEELERAEVSRET
- a CDS encoding MFS transporter, which produces MRESTQTTVPATTTPAQRWGFLAIISFGLFLVGADNSILYTALPVLRDELHTTELQGLWIINAYPLVLSGLLLGSGTLGDKVGHRLIFICGVSTFAVGSLAAAFSPTAWFLVGARALLGVGAAAMLPATLALVRITFTIPQERNIAIGIWGSVATVGAATGPVLGGLLLEMFWWGSVFLINVPVAIAIVLATFAFGPPNIARPDKHWDVASSALALVAMVGLVMTIKELANPNSNGWLIGIAAALGALGAAAFTWRQRVLRRQQREPLLEAAIFKNRMFTGGALAAVFGMFVLTGTELLTTQRFQISADFSPLAAGLLVAVAAVSAIPASVLGGMSLSRVGFRTLISGGFLLLAAGVFVAIWALGHAPLSIFALSMVLIGLGAGSVMSVSSTAIVGSAPFSRAGMASSVEAVSYEFGTLLSVAILGSLMPALYGMHAPAAVAHDVNHGVDHPELGELARQAYDSAYLGTIGVAGAVALLAAVVTAWCFAGNPKEVEPDAAE
- a CDS encoding TetR/AcrR family transcriptional regulator, whose translation is MRPSKREHILNTAIGIVDAKGLEALTYDSLAEATGVSKSGLVYHFPSRHGLMLAIHEHLAQLWEEELQSHAGGPAEKVSASTRLRALVASLSHQASRADLLVQLDAISHEDYQRVWLSVDRRWLPDPAEIGRSADATSAYLVVVAAEGLWLHDFVHFYSLSSAQRAALTTAILDRIPTSYA
- a CDS encoding SGNH/GDSL hydrolase family protein codes for the protein MKKSFRGALAVGAAALMSLSALATPAAQAAPGGAAYVGLGDSYAANPTVGEQLAGFATPDRCGQGADAYPIRLGKKLGMSVANASCNGVSITGMAGPGLGFTADRAAARGQLGENTRLVTITVGGAEGWNLDMLTRRDFGVTNGGDFLNYGEFVGRMRGPLNTIRHHAPNARILFVGYPAVGNDQGEVCLANADIPAELGAPNVALPVPTAATGFLNKLNNIARDAAGELGYEYVETRQAGTGTCAPTSQRWVHGLFDIQMHQMLFHPSALGNEMLAQRVADYVR
- a CDS encoding alkaline phosphatase D family protein, encoding MVVASCANWESGYFSAYRDIAARAQAGEVDIVVFLGDYIYEYGRGEYVGKRGAVRNHEPAGELISLSDYRTRYGTYRTDPDLKAAHAACPWVVTWDDHEIANNAWREGAENHTEGAEGRWVDRRDAALQAYFEWLPVRAESPSAGGHIYRRLKFGDLVDLTMMDLRTYRDEEQSFAEWWAGDLNETMMGSEQFEWLSAAVRDSAARWLVLGNSVMFSPMTLLGLKKNPDTSSIADFLAGRTSEGMPLNGDQWDGYATERDRLLSVLSQVAPHVLFVTGDIHSEWAHAVNYRGEEVGAELVCSSITAPNVDEQLLLPADNALSHLAEHVLRQENPHIRHVDLDVHGYALAQITPDYVEVSWLRVADLKPPTPRSRRRSG
- a CDS encoding phosphatase PAP2 family protein — its product is MVLRKLQPLALRCALAAAVVAPMVTASPAQADSAASSSAVGSAAPHSWAASSSAAGSSAAYQEAVAQLPTNPLLPIPVAHPGAPDPVPFGAERIARWYDSDISPYGPFYFHAVEPFGPLREHHPEVMEANLERVVEINNTASGNAALIERTLADDHDDLLVTMADAWGAELSGHFRTALAEGRLPKTTQLLGGDLGRGGGLSSTTGPEKAFFNFPRPFVVAPERITRFHRDGAEDEYSTSPAFPSGHTNQATWKSTLLAAMVPEIGLEMLARGSEVGFHRVVLGVHYPLDVIGGRMTGTAAAADRLNDAAFLALIHEAGEEIRAEMQWRCGADLAQCARPSDRTAAVSTFTERMDYQLPYTGERGAAMTVPDGAEGLLVTRFPELTAEQRREVLRLTAGPSGAPLDAPAGQASWQRLNLAAAWASDPYVDDSGVLALR